The following proteins come from a genomic window of Lycium ferocissimum isolate CSIRO_LF1 chromosome 4, AGI_CSIRO_Lferr_CH_V1, whole genome shotgun sequence:
- the LOC132052649 gene encoding uncharacterized protein LOC132052649 isoform X2 yields MERITQVIQQEVIFFLCIFLICFAMITESAQLYDDSEGSPAPIETKHHKHKHAGFTGAVSSSWMDGQMDGDLFPCVFWTIIKTTTFCILLICSFALLFFNKKLPALDIYIKT; encoded by the exons atggagagaatTACTCAAGTGATTCAACAAGAAGTTATTTTCTTCCTTTGCATTTTCCTTATTTGCTTTGCTATGATTACAGAATCAGCCCAA CTGTATGATGATTCAGAAGGAAGCCCCGCACCCATTGAAACAAAG CATCATAAACACAAACATGCAGGCTTCACCGGGGCTG TTTCATCTTCTTGGATGGATGGGCAGATGGATGGTGATTTGTTTCCCTGTGTTTTTTGGACTATTATAAAAACCACAACGTTTTGTATTTTATTGATTTGTAGTTTTGcgttattattttttaataaaaaattaccCGCACTCGATATTTATATTAAAACGTAG
- the LOC132052649 gene encoding gibberellin-regulated protein 6-like isoform X1 produces the protein MERITQVIQQEVIFFLCIFLICFAMITESAQLYDDSEGSPAPIETKHHKHKHAGFTGAECPDACTVRCSKTAYKKPCMFFCQKCCFKCKCVPPGTYGHKSVCPCYDNWKTKRGGPKCP, from the exons atggagagaatTACTCAAGTGATTCAACAAGAAGTTATTTTCTTCCTTTGCATTTTCCTTATTTGCTTTGCTATGATTACAGAATCAGCCCAA CTGTATGATGATTCAGAAGGAAGCCCCGCACCCATTGAAACAAAG CATCATAAACACAAACATGCAGGCTTCACCGGGGCTG AATGCCCAGATGcatgcacagttagatgttcAAAGACAGCATACAAGAAGCCATGCATGTTCTTTTGCCAAAAATGTTGTTTCAAGTGCAAATGTGTACCTCCTGGAACTTATGGTCATAAATCTGTCTGTCCTTGCTACGATAATTGGAAGACAAAGAGAGGTGGACCTAAATGCCCTTGA
- the LOC132052647 gene encoding protein ETHYLENE INSENSITIVE 3-like, which translates to MMMFEEMGFCGDLDFFPAPLKEVEPAAAPQTEPDPVMDDDYSDEEIDVDELERRMWKDKMKLKRLKEMTKSKEGVDPAKQRQSQEQARRKKMSRAQDGILKYMLKMMEVCKAQGFVYGIIPEKGKPVSGASDNLREWWKDKVRFDRNGPAAIAKYQADHAIPGMNEGSNPVGPTPHTLQELQDTTLGSLLSALMQHCDPPQRRFPLEKGVPPPWWPTGQEDWWPQLGLQKDQCSPPYKKPHDLKKAWKVGVLTAVIKHMFPDIAKIRKLVRQSKCLQDKMTAKESATWLAIISQEEALARELYPDRCPPLSSAGGSGNFMLNDSSEYDVEGAQDEPNFDIQEQKPNHLNLLNINVERFKETMPLQQQSHQNQDELITNLDFCLKRKQSNEPTVMMAQKIFTCEFLQCPHNEIRHGFQDRSSRDNHQFACPFRNSSRFGVSNFQINEVKPAIFPQQYIQPKPVNQGPPSFDLSGIGVPEDGQRMINDLMSFYDSNVQGSKSQNTGTFSLTKEQQPHQPPRIHQDNNVLSQGIMDGNIFKDTNISTTQSMLPQGNLFDQSKALNSPFNAGSNDNFHFMFGSPFNLQSTNYNGNLPGVGYDTTPKQDVPIWY; encoded by the coding sequence ATGATGATGTTTGAGGAAATGGGGTTCTGTGGCGATCTTGATTTCTTTCCTGCTCCGCTAAAGGAAGTGGAACCGGCTGCTGCTCCACAGACTGAGCCGGATCCGGTGATGGATGATGATTATAGCGATGAGGAGATTGATGTGGATGAACTGGAGAGGAGAATGTGGAAGGATAAAATGAAGTTGAAAAGGCTCAAAGAAATGACTAAAAGTAAGGAAGGTGTTGATCCTGCAAAACAACGTCAGTCGCAGGAGCAAGCGAGGAGGAAGAAGATGTCAAGGGCACAGGATGGAATCCTGAAGTACATGTTGAAAATGATGGAAGTGTGTAAAGCTCAGGGTTTTGTTTATGGTATCATCCCGGAAAAAGGAAAGCCGGTTAGTGGGGCATCTGATAATCTTAGGGAGTGGTGGAAGGATAAAGTGAGGTTTGATCGAAATGGCCCTGCAGCCATAGCCAAATATCAAGCTGATCATGCCATCCCAGGCATGAACGAGGGATCTAATCCGGTGGGTCCTACCCCTCACACCTTGCAGGAGCTTCAAGATACCACACTTGGTTCGTTATTGTCAGCTTTGATGCAGCACTGTGATCCTCCTCAAAGAAGATTTCCATTGGAGAAAGGCGTTCCGCCACCATGGTGGCCCACTGGACAGGAGGATTGGTGGCCTCAATTGGGTTTACAAAAGGACCAATGTTCTCCACCTTATAAGAAGCCTCATGATCTAAAGAAGGCGTGGAAGGTTGGTGTCCTCACGGCGGTGATCAAGCACATGTTCCCCGATATTGCTAAAATCCGCAAGCTGGTACGGCAGTCAAAGTGCTTGCAGGATAAGATGACAGCCAAAGAAAGTGCAACTTGGCTTGCTATTATTAGTCAGGAGGAAGCTTTGGCTCGGGAACTTTATCCTGATCGCTGTCCACCTTTGTCCTCAGCTGGTGGTAGTGGAAATTTCATGTTGAATGACAGCAGTGAGTATGATGTTGAAGGTGCTCAAGATGAGCCTAACTTTGATATTCAAGAGCAAAAACCAAACCACCTCAATTTGTTGAATATCAATGTTGAGAGATTCAAGGAGACGATGCCTCTGCAGCAACAATCTCATCAAAACCAAGATGAACTAATCACCAACTTAGATTTCTGTCTGAAGAGGAAGCAATCCAATGAACCGACTGTGATGATGGCTCAAAAGATCTTTACATGCGAGTTTCTTCAATGTCCTCACAACGAAATTCGCCATGGTTTTCAGGATAGATCTTCCAGAGACAATCATCAATTTGCTTGTCCTTTCAGAAATTCTTCCCGGTTTGGAGTTTCAAACTTTCAGATTAATGAAGTCAAGCCAGCTATCTTCCCTCAACAATATATCCAGCCAAAGCCAGTTAATCAAGGTCCACCTTCCTTTGATCTATCTGGTATAGGAGTTCCTGAAGATGGGCAAAGAATGATTAATGACCTTATGTCATTCTATGATAGTAATGTACAAGGAAGCAAAAGCCAAAATACCGGGACTTTTTCGTTGACCAAAGAGCAGCAGCCTCATCAACCACCTCGTATCCATCAGGACAATAACGTGCTCAGCCAAGGGATAATGGACGGAAATATCTTCAAAGACACTAATATTTCCACAACTCAGTCTATGCTCCCACAAGGCAATCTGTTTGATCAATCCAAGGCTTTAAATTCGCCTTTCAATGCTGGCTCCAATGACAATTTCCATTTCATGTTTGGGTCTCCGTTCAACTTACAGTCGACCAATTATAATGGAAATTTGCCTGGCGTTGGATACGATACCACACCGAAGCAAGATGTTCCAATTTGGTACTAG
- the LOC132054663 gene encoding glucan endo-1,3-beta-glucosidase 14-like, producing MTSSLSLFLCLILLYNVLVAGGFTGTYGINYGRIADNIPAPESVVTLLQANKIKNVRIYDADKGVLTAFKGSGIQIIIGLGNEFLKDISVNEDRAVEWVKINVQPYLPDTLISGIAVGNEILGGGDVEIWEALVPAAKNVYNALDKLDLAHKIEVSSPHSEAVFENTYPPSAGVFKQSILPYMLPLLNFSSQIGSPFYINAYPFLAYKSDPSHIDLNYALFEKSSGIYDAKTKLRYDNMFEAMIDAAYFALEKAGFEKMPVICSETGWASNGDENEAGANVKNARTYNKNLRKKLLKKKGTPYRPKMVMRAYVFALFNENLKPGPTSERNFGLFKADGSIAYKIGFRGLVPSSASKDFVLRGGFWSFRWFIVVASTVMLLQFVDL from the exons ATGACTTCATCCTTGTCTTTATTCCTCTGTCTCATTCTTCTCTATAatg TTTTGGTGGCGGGTGGATTTACAGGTACGTATGGGATAAATTATGGAAGGATTGCAGACAATATTCCAGCTCCTGAAAGCGTTGTAACGCTTCTCCAGGCAAACAAGATTAAAAATGTCAGAATCTACGATGCGGACAAAGGAGTTCTAACAGCTTTTAAAGGCTCAGGAATTCAAATAATCATCGGACTTGGCAACGAATTTCTTAAAGACATAAGTGTGAACGAAGATCGTGCTGTTGAATGGGTGAAAATAAACGTACAGCCTTATCTCCCCGATACCTTAATAAGTGGCATAGCAGTTGGAAACGAAATTCTTGGAGGTGGAGATGTAGAAATCTGGGAAGCATTAGTCCCTGCTGCTAAAAATGTGTACAATGCTCTTGACAAGTTGGACTTAGCACATAAAATTGAAGTGTCAAGTCCACATTCAGAAGCTGTTTTTGAAAATACATATCCTCCATCAGCTGGTGTATTCAAACAAAGTATACTCCCTTATATGTTACCACTATTGAATTTCTCAAGCCAAATTGGTTCGCCTTTCTACATAAATGCATACCCTTTTTTGGCCTATAAAAGTGACCCTAGTCACATTGATCTCAACTATGCACTATTCGAGAAATCGAGTGGTATATATGATGCAAAAACCAAGTTGCGTTATGACAACATGTTTGAGGCTATGATTGATGCAGCGTATTTCGCGTTGGAGAAGGCGGGGTTCGAGAAAATGCCCGTAATTTGTTCAGAAACTGGATGGGCTTCAAATGGGGATGAGAATGAAGCTGGTGCTAATGTGAAGAATGCAAGaacttataataaaaatttGCGTAAAAAGTTgttgaagaaaaaaggaacaCCTTATAGGCCAAAAATGGTGATGAGAGCTTATGTATTTGCTCtgtttaatgaaaatttgaaaCCTGGACCAACTTCTGAGAGGAACTTTGGATTGTTTAAAGCTGATGGAAGTATTGCTTATAAAATTGGATTTAGAGGACTTGTGCCTTCTTCAGCATCAAAG GACTTTGTACTGCGAGGCGGATTTTGGAGTTTCCGATGGTTTATTGTTGTGGCCAGCACGGTAATGCTACTTCAATTTGTCGACTTATGA
- the LOC132052648 gene encoding uncharacterized protein LOC132052648, with amino-acid sequence MSLNLTKVAALMNDYSSDEVESRPGDLSVMVDRYTVKKEAAPVLEKIFHKYGGIAWNSSFTSVNFCSSLLELVCDIYNRLEETNLQSITSTKLQSMLDQVRDLESVKLDVWWLHRRLNDISEAKQLGKDSCKLKETKTRNLVVMEINKKRLEELNKELAACNIATYHALQERILKTEDEFRIARSENEKIMQDFAHLKANVKGFLMKSLVHDLL; translated from the coding sequence ATGAGTCTCAACCTTACAAAGGTAGCTGCACTAATGAATGACTATTCTTCTGATGAGGTTGAATCAAGACCCGGTGACCTGTCAGTCATGGTTGATAGGTATACAGTTAAGAAGGAAGCAGCACCGGTCCTGGAGAAGATTTTCCATAAGTATGGAGGTATTGCATGGAATAGTTCTTTTACTTCAGTGAATTTTTGTTCATCACTGTTGGAACTTGTTTGCGACATCTATAACAGATTGGAGGAAACAAATTTGCAAAGCATAACCTCCACAAAACTCCAATCTATGCTTGACCAAGTTAGAGATCTCGAGTCTGTCAAATTAGATGTCTGGTGGCTCCATCGAAGGTTGAATGATATCTCTGAGGCCAAGCAACTAGGCAAGGACAGTTGCAAACTGAAGGAGACAAAAACCAGGAACCTTGTGGTGATGGAGATTAACAAGAAGAGACTGGAAGAATTGAACAAAGAGTTGGCCGCTTGCAATATTGCAACATACCACGCTTTGCAAGAAAGAATCCTCAAAACAGAAGATGAGTTTCGCATTGCCCGTTCTGAGAACGAAAAGATAATGCAGGACTTTGCACATTTGAAGGCCAACGTGAAAGGTTTTCTCATGAAGTCTTTGGTCCATGACCTTCTTTGA
- the LOC132052650 gene encoding ETHYLENE INSENSITIVE 3-like 1 protein yields MMMFEEMGFCGDLDFFPAPLKEVEVAAPRAEPEPAMDDDYSDEDIDVDELEKRVWRDKMKLKRLKEMSHQGKEDTDSTKRRQSQEQARRKKMSRAQDGILKYMLKMMEVCEAQGFVYGIIPEKGKPVGGASDNLREWWKDKVRFDRNGPAAIAKYQADHAFPGNNEVLNPVGPTPHTLQELQDTTLGSLLSALMQHCDPPQRRFPLEKGVSPPWWPTGQEDWWPQLGLQKDQGPPPYKKPHDLKKAWKVGVLTAVIKHIFPDIAKIRKLVRQSKCLQDKMTAKESVTWLAIIDQEEALARELYPDRCPPLSSAASSGNFMLNDSSEYDVGGAQEESNFDVQEQKPHHLGLLNVGVERFNERLPSQQQSHPIKDEMITSLDFTRKRKQSNEQIVTMDQKTYTCECLQCPYSELRHGFQDRSARDNHQLACPFRNTSHFGVSNFHVNEVKPVVFPQQYVQSKSAAMPVNPSPPPFDLFGVGVPEDGQRMIDDLMSFYDSNVQGNKSQNTANVALTKGQPHQQSRVDQDNYLHGQGMMEGNIFKDINVSASHSMLPQGNLVDQCKALNSSDNFHFMFGPPFNLQSPDYTGNLPGIGCDTTPKQDIPIWY; encoded by the coding sequence ATGATGATGTTTGAGGAAATGGGATTCTGTGGGGATCTTGATTTCTTTCCTGCTCCGCTAAAGGAAGTGGAAGTGGCTGCCCCACGCGCTGAGCCGGAGCCGGCGATGGATGATGATTATAGTGACGAGGATATTGATGTGGATGAGCTTGAGAAGAGAGTGTGGAGGGACAAGATGAAGCTGAAAAGGCTGAAAGAAATGAGTCATCAGGGGAAGGAAGATACTGATTCTACGAAACGCCGCCAGTCGCAGGAGCAGGCGAGGAGGAAGAAGATGTCGAGGGCACAGGATGGGATCTTGAAGTACATGTTGAAAATGATGGAAGTATGTGAAGCTCAGGGTTTTGTTTATGGTATCATTCCGGAGAAAGGCAAGCCGGTCGGTGGGGCATCTGATAATCTTAGGGAGTGGTGGAAGGATAAAGTGAGGTTTGATCGCAATGGCCCAGCGGCCATAGCCAAATACCAAGCTGATCATGCTTTCCCGGGCAATAATGAGGTATTGAATCCCGTTGGTCCGACCCCTCACACCTTGCAGGAGCTGCAAGATACGACCCTGGGTTCATTATTATCAGCTTTGATGCAGCACTGTGATCCTCCTCAGAGAAGATTTCCATTGGAGAAAGGCGTTTCACCCCCGTGGTGGCCTACGGGCCAGGAGGATTGGTGGCCTCAATTGGGTTTGCAGAAGGACCAAGGTCCTCCGCCTTATAAAAAGCCTCATGATCTGAAGAAGGCGTGGAAGGTTGGTGTCCTCACAGCGGTGATCAAGCACATATTCCCTGATATTGCTAAAATCCGCAAACTTGTAAGACAGTCGAAGTGCTTGCAGGATAAGATGACAGCCAAAGAAAGTGTGACTTGGCTTGCTATCATCGATCAGGAGGAAGCTTTGGCTCGAGAACTATACCCTGATCGATGTCCACCTTTGTCCTCAGCTGCTAGTAGTGGAAATTTCATGTTGAATGACAGCAGTGAGTACGATGTTGGAGGTGCTCAAGAAGAGTCTAACTTTGATGTTCAAGAGCAAAAACCACACCATCTCGGTTTGTTGAATGTCGGTGTTGAGAGATTCAATGAGAGGCTGCCTTCGCAACAACAGTCTCATCCAATCAAGGATGAAATGATCACCAGCTTAGATTTCACCAGGAAGAGGAAGCAATCCAATGAACAGATTGTTACGATGGATCAAAAGACCTATACATGTGAGTGTCTTCAATGTCCTTACAGTGAACTTCGCCATGGTTTTCAGGACAGATCTGCGAGAGACAATCATCAATTAGCTTGCCCTTTTAGAAATACTTCTCATTTTGGAGTTTCAAACTTTCATGTCAATGAAGTCAAGCCAGTTGTCTTTCCTCAACAATATGTCCAGTCAAAGTCAGCTGCCATGCCTGTTAATCCAAGTCCACCTCCCTTTGATCTATTTGGAGTAGGAGTTCCTGAAGATGGGCAAAGGATGATTGATGACCTGATGTCATTCTATGATAGTAATGTACAAGGAAACAAAAGCCAAAATACGGCGAATGTTGCACTGACCAAAGGTCAGCCTCATCAACAATCTCGGGTTGACCAGGACAATTACCTACACGGCCAAGGGATGATGGAGGGGAATATCTTCAAAGACATTAATGTTTCTGCAAGTCATTCTATGCTGCCACAAGGCAATCTTGTTGATCAATGTAAGGCCCTAAATTCAAGTGACAATTTTCATTTCATGTTTGGGCCTCCGTTCAACTTACAGTCCCCCGATTACACCGGAAATCTGCCTGGCATTGGATGTGATACCACACCGAAGCAAGATATTCCAATTTGGTACTAG